In Syntrophobacterales bacterium, a single window of DNA contains:
- a CDS encoding chemotaxis protein CheW: MKEIIGIMAITTVPRTPDYMRGVINLRGKVIPVVDLRLKFGMEAMDYTERTCIIVVDITA; the protein is encoded by the coding sequence GTGAAGGAGATCATCGGCATTATGGCGATTACCACGGTGCCCCGCACCCCGGACTATATGAGGGGCGTCATCAATTTGCGGGGCAAGGTAATCCCCGTCGTGGATTTGCGACTGAAGTTCGGGATGGAGGCGATGGATTACACGGAGCGAACCTGTATTATCGTGGTCGATATTACGGCCTAA
- a CDS encoding sigma-54 dependent transcriptional regulator, with protein MARVLIIDDDEIMSGMLAEVVTDMGHLASRSFTLEGGIKEAAAGDFAVILLDVKLPDGSGLTKLPLLRGICSSAEVIIITAYGDKDCAELALDSGAWDYIQKTASISEMKISLSRAIQYAEANRNRTSGTAALDLGGIIGKSDKLRSCFGRLAQAAKSDANLLLAGETGTGKELFARALHRNSGRAQGPFITVDCAALTPTLVESQLFGHEKGAFTGADRKVEGMIMQANGGILFLDEIGELPLPIQKAFLRVLQDKHFRPVGGREELERDFRTVTATNRYLEAMVEAGTFRSDLLYRLRSLAIKLPPLRERGGDIPKLASFYTAKLCNRYGIAVKKVSPEFMGFFTAYPWPGNIRELINVLEAAIAAAFDEEALYPKHLLTNIRLHAFAANCGKVDD; from the coding sequence GTGGCGCGTGTACTGATAATTGATGACGACGAGATAATGTCCGGGATGCTGGCAGAGGTTGTGACGGATATGGGGCATCTTGCGTCGCGGTCTTTTACCCTGGAGGGCGGTATAAAGGAAGCAGCCGCAGGCGATTTTGCCGTCATCCTCCTCGACGTGAAGCTGCCCGACGGCAGCGGTCTGACGAAGCTGCCTCTGCTGCGCGGTATTTGCAGCTCAGCGGAAGTGATAATCATCACAGCCTATGGAGACAAGGACTGCGCCGAATTGGCGCTGGACAGCGGCGCCTGGGATTACATTCAGAAGACCGCCTCGATTTCCGAAATGAAGATATCCTTGTCCAGAGCCATTCAGTATGCGGAGGCGAATCGCAACAGGACGTCCGGGACTGCCGCTCTCGATCTGGGCGGGATCATCGGCAAGAGCGACAAACTGCGCAGTTGTTTCGGCCGCCTTGCCCAGGCGGCGAAAAGCGATGCCAATCTTCTGCTTGCAGGGGAAACCGGCACCGGCAAGGAACTCTTTGCCCGTGCCTTGCATAGAAACAGCGGTCGCGCCCAAGGCCCATTTATTACAGTTGACTGTGCGGCGCTGACCCCGACCTTGGTGGAAAGCCAGCTTTTCGGTCACGAGAAGGGGGCGTTTACCGGCGCCGACCGGAAGGTGGAGGGCATGATCATGCAGGCAAACGGCGGCATCCTGTTTCTCGACGAGATAGGCGAGTTGCCTCTGCCCATCCAGAAGGCGTTTCTGCGAGTTCTTCAGGATAAACATTTTCGCCCCGTCGGGGGGCGGGAGGAGCTGGAAAGAGATTTTCGCACCGTCACGGCGACCAATCGGTACCTGGAGGCGATGGTTGAGGCTGGGACTTTCCGGAGCGATCTGCTCTACCGCCTCCGGTCGCTGGCGATCAAACTGCCGCCCTTGCGGGAGCGCGGGGGAGATATTCCGAAGCTGGCGTCTTTTTATACGGCAAAGCTCTGCAACCGCTATGGAATAGCTGTTAAAAAGGTTTCTCCGGAATTTATGGGTTTCTTTACCGCGTATCCGTGGCCCGGGAACATCCGGGAACTGATCAATGTCCTGGAAGCAGCGATCGCGGCGGCCTTCGATGAGGAAGCGCTTTACCCCAAGCACCTGCTTACGAATATCCGCCTCCATGCCTTTGCCGCCAATTGCGGCAAGGTGGACGATTAG
- a CDS encoding chemotaxis protein CheW, translating to MLLRILVDSVSEVLNIKGSDIEDTPDFGSRLNTEYILGMAKMGGRVKILLDIDRVLNRTEMTVLDKVA from the coding sequence ATTCTGCTCAGGATCCTGGTGGATTCCGTTTCGGAGGTGCTCAATATCAAGGGAAGCGATATCGAGGATACGCCGGATTTCGGCAGTCGGTTGAATACGGAGTATATCCTGGGAATGGCCAAAATGGGCGGTCGCGTGAAGATCCTGCTGGATATCGACCGGGTGCTCAACCGGACGGAAATGACCGTTCTGGATAAAGTTGCCTGA
- a CDS encoding MCP four helix bundle domain-containing protein translates to MSLANMKVSTKLYLGFSVPVLIMIVLGIISLSSMGNIQSSLERIVKVNNLRGNLSHETGADVRDIAVTLRDIALVKEDADRQAHQKEIAALREKYVGQLKKIEELTTKTDAKGFELLGNVRKAQEEAKDSNNKVIELAIARNDADAVALLESKAVPAITKILKAIDDLTEHQVERSRVRFEESERTYASVRQYSIVLVVLAALLSAGLAFFIIRSIVGPLNRVISGLSDGAEQVAAAAGQVSSASQSLAEGTTEQAASLEEMSSMTKQNADHANQARTMMKEANRIVEKVNGHMADMAGAIVEITRSSEETEKIIKTIDEISFQTNLLALNAAVEAARAGEAGAGLAVVADEVRNLAKRAADAAKSTSNLIEGTIKAVRNGNELTSATQEAFKENAAISAKIGQLVDEIATASEEQAQGINQVGKAVAEMDKVTQSTAANAEESAAASEELNAQAEQMKVYVGDLVSVVGGSTSGRVSAALPPRQVRGGNVRQAALLSPRKAAGRELATPGHGKMKITRPDQVIPFEDEEFKDF, encoded by the coding sequence ATGAGTTTGGCAAATATGAAGGTTTCTACAAAGTTATACCTGGGTTTTTCGGTGCCGGTGCTGATTATGATAGTTCTGGGGATAATCTCACTCTCCAGCATGGGGAATATCCAGAGTAGTCTCGAAAGGATCGTAAAAGTGAACAATCTGCGGGGCAATCTTTCCCATGAAACAGGGGCAGATGTCCGGGATATCGCCGTCACGCTGCGGGATATTGCGCTGGTAAAAGAGGATGCCGACAGACAGGCCCATCAAAAAGAGATTGCCGCGCTACGGGAAAAGTATGTAGGCCAGCTCAAAAAAATCGAAGAGTTGACCACTAAAACCGATGCGAAAGGTTTTGAACTGCTCGGGAACGTCAGAAAAGCCCAGGAGGAGGCGAAGGATTCGAATAATAAGGTAATCGAACTGGCTATTGCGCGCAATGACGCCGATGCGGTTGCCCTTCTGGAAAGCAAGGCAGTCCCTGCCATAACAAAGATACTGAAGGCCATTGACGACCTGACAGAACATCAGGTGGAGCGAAGTCGGGTGCGTTTTGAAGAGTCCGAGCGGACTTACGCCTCTGTGCGGCAGTACAGCATTGTGCTGGTGGTGCTCGCGGCGCTTCTTTCCGCTGGTCTGGCTTTTTTCATTATCCGCAGCATTGTTGGCCCCCTGAACAGGGTGATTTCCGGTCTTTCGGACGGGGCGGAGCAGGTGGCGGCGGCGGCGGGTCAGGTGTCTTCGGCCAGTCAGTCGCTGGCGGAAGGGACGACGGAGCAGGCGGCCTCGCTGGAGGAGATGTCTTCGATGACGAAGCAGAACGCCGATCATGCGAACCAGGCGCGGACGATGATGAAGGAAGCCAACCGGATTGTGGAGAAGGTAAACGGCCACATGGCGGACATGGCGGGCGCGATTGTCGAGATAACCCGTTCGAGCGAAGAGACGGAGAAGATCATCAAGACGATCGACGAGATCTCCTTCCAGACCAACCTGTTGGCCCTGAATGCGGCAGTGGAGGCGGCGCGGGCCGGCGAGGCGGGGGCGGGACTTGCGGTCGTGGCCGACGAGGTCCGAAACCTGGCGAAGCGGGCGGCTGATGCGGCGAAGAGCACCAGCAACCTGATCGAGGGGACGATCAAGGCGGTGCGGAACGGGAATGAATTGACCAGCGCGACCCAGGAGGCGTTCAAGGAAAACGCCGCGATTTCCGCCAAGATTGGTCAGTTGGTGGATGAGATTGCGACGGCATCCGAGGAGCAGGCCCAGGGGATAAACCAGGTGGGCAAGGCTGTTGCCGAGATGGACAAGGTTACTCAGTCAACGGCGGCCAATGCGGAGGAGTCGGCCGCGGCCTCGGAGGAGCTGAACGCCCAGGCGGAGCAGATGAAAGTTTATGTAGGGGATTTGGTTTCGGTAGTCGGCGGAAGCACGAGCGGTCGTGTATCGGCGGCCTTGCCGCCCCGGCAGGTTAGAGGCGGCAACGTCCGGCAGGCGGCGCTTCTTTCTCCCCGGAAAGCGGCGGGGCGGGAGCTTGCAACGCCCGGTCATGGGAAAATGAAAATTACCCGGCCCGACCAGGTAATTCCCTTTGAAGACGAAGAGTTCAAGGATTTTTAA